A part of Argonema galeatum A003/A1 genomic DNA contains:
- a CDS encoding transferase hexapeptide repeat containing protein produces the protein MLNETTIEQRLATIEHTVADLKRRIDSTPTANNWLEKVIGSISDEAAFLEALEYGKSLRYAEEPIDEASE, from the coding sequence ATGTTAAACGAAACAACAATCGAACAGCGTTTAGCAACTATCGAGCATACAGTTGCTGACCTTAAACGCCGAATTGACAGTACTCCTACTGCTAATAATTGGCTGGAAAAGGTGATCGGTTCAATTTCTGATGAGGCAGCTTTTTTGGAAGCTTTGGAGTACGGAAAGTCATTGCGCTACGCTGAGGAACCTATAGATGAAGCGTCGGAGTAG
- a CDS encoding type II toxin-antitoxin system VapC family toxin: MKYLLDTDHISFLQRRSGAEYAVLATRIAFHQPTDFAFSIVSFHEQVIGAHTFITRSQTPANTVRGYILLMEIIQGFSAAPILPFDPGAATVFEELRSQRVRIATMDLRIAAIALSRNLVLLTRNISDFSRVRGLMTEDWTA, encoded by the coding sequence GTGAAATACTTGTTGGATACTGACCACATTAGCTTTCTACAACGGCGATCGGGAGCGGAGTATGCAGTATTAGCTACTCGCATCGCTTTCCACCAACCTACGGATTTTGCCTTTTCTATCGTCAGTTTTCACGAGCAAGTAATTGGCGCTCATACCTTTATTACTCGTTCCCAAACACCTGCTAATACAGTTCGTGGATATATCCTCCTGATGGAAATCATTCAAGGGTTTTCGGCAGCACCGATCTTGCCATTCGATCCTGGGGCGGCGACAGTCTTCGAGGAGTTACGATCGCAACGAGTTCGTATAGCAACGATGGATTTACGGATCGCAGCGATCGCACTTTCGCGGAACTTGGTGCTGTTGACTCGCAATATTAGTGACTTTAGCAGGGTTCGCGGCTTGATGACAGAGGATTGGACAGCATGA
- a CDS encoding Uma2 family endonuclease, whose protein sequence is MTIALPTSLTLEAFLKLPDTQPASEFINGRIHQKSMPQGKHSRLQLKFCNTVNLVAETEKIALAFPELRCTFGGRSIVPDATVFAWERITFEADGEVPNAFEIHPDWTVEILSPDQKATKVISNILHCLKYGTQLGWLIDPEERLILAFIPGQEPVELTGQDRLPIPEFFTLDLTVEQVFGWLKVGQMTL, encoded by the coding sequence ATGACAATAGCACTTCCGACCTCCCTCACTCTGGAAGCTTTCCTAAAACTGCCGGACACTCAACCTGCCAGTGAATTTATTAACGGACGCATTCACCAAAAGTCGATGCCCCAAGGCAAACACTCTCGCTTGCAACTCAAGTTTTGCAACACTGTCAATCTGGTTGCGGAAACCGAAAAAATTGCCCTAGCTTTTCCCGAATTGCGTTGTACTTTTGGTGGGCGTTCTATTGTGCCTGATGCTACAGTGTTTGCTTGGGAGAGAATCACTTTTGAAGCAGATGGCGAAGTTCCCAATGCCTTTGAAATTCATCCCGACTGGACAGTAGAAATTCTCTCGCCCGACCAGAAAGCAACTAAGGTTATTAGTAATATCTTGCACTGCTTGAAATATGGGACTCAGCTTGGATGGTTAATCGATCCAGAGGAGCGGTTGATTTTAGCATTTATTCCTGGACAAGAACCTGTTGAGTTAACGGGGCAAGATCGCCTGCCAATACCAGAGTTTTTTACATTAGATTTGACTGTTGAGCAGGTTTTTGGTTGGCTGAAAGTAGGTCAAATGACTCTTTGA
- a CDS encoding hybrid sensor histidine kinase/response regulator, producing MSIDTTIREQGYQYFVTEAPELLQAMEQDLLTLKSDYSLVKVHSLMRTTHTLKGAAANMGLETIKTVAHHLEDVFKALYNPDLVIDTELETLLLQGYECLRLPLMLEIQGGYVNDSEVLDRTVYIFAQLQEKLGDYFGRETHIPTSLELGFDITKSIFEVGVKQRLEELADVLKNCKPWQVDPALREQAEIFVGLAESLNLPGFGAIAQKTVAALDLHPKQAATIAKVALTDFWQGWAAVVAGDRTRGGEPSFTLQQLAGTILSAGVASGAEGQGGRGAEGQGGRGAEGQGGRGAEGQGGRGAEEQGSRGAEDLLSGGEKENEESLFYESDLLFSSFQDDSETLVDIENSVDFPEISLDPTLDDVFGSFAVDLGEGSYEINQLEQQTTDATLTEVANDPESRENRENSQFPILNSQFINQKSAIPGRSQGTSQNPKSVAPSVRVELELLKRLSHWAGELLINQNRLGNIAEQIQESVVRSRLRLRRHEQTMSELRDWSDQIFSSQERQSAKWQISNFKLQIQPGKIPSAISNFKSEFSSSFDSLELDTYSELHVLLQSALEEIVQLEEATDSTDILARQSSQIIEKQRRLLKNVQDDMREAQMLPVGEIFSRFPRLLQQLATAHRKSVELTLQGTDVLVDRALADKLYDPLLHLVRNAFDHGIELPEIRSRCGKPETGNVEIRAYHRGNQTIIEVSDDGQGLDLERIRQRAVELNWMSAEQAKSLSENAVLDLLFEPGFSTVSQVSELSGRGIGLNVVRSQMQAVSGSVTVYSEPQRGTTFSLQFPLTLTVAKLMVCEAGGAVYALLSDAVEQIIIPKSAQIQQLEGQKVLRWSTGNSQSMVPVYNMADLLGYTSHSQVSGYSPLLLLRQNQELLGLEVDQILGEQELVIRPLGKAIAPPSYVYGGSTLADGRLTLVIDGSALVDRLFDKLVQQETPNREKENTPALPLAPSPPLHLPSSSPKILVVDDSISVRQTLALLLQRAGYQVLQAQNGAEALQQMRQNRAIELVICDIEMPSMNGFEFLNHRRQEPDLAKVPVVMLTSRRGEKHRLISLEMGAVGYFTKPYQEDELLGAIADLLNPKVPALVNS from the coding sequence ATGAGCATTGACACTACTATCCGCGAACAAGGTTATCAATACTTTGTTACAGAAGCGCCAGAACTGTTGCAAGCGATGGAGCAAGATTTGCTAACTTTAAAGTCAGATTACAGCCTTGTTAAAGTCCATAGTCTGATGCGGACAACCCATACCCTCAAAGGTGCCGCGGCTAATATGGGTTTAGAGACAATTAAAACCGTAGCCCACCATTTGGAGGATGTATTTAAGGCTCTTTATAACCCCGATTTGGTGATTGATACGGAGTTGGAAACGCTGTTGCTTCAGGGGTACGAGTGTCTGCGCTTACCTTTGATGCTGGAGATCCAAGGCGGTTATGTGAATGACAGTGAAGTTTTGGATCGGACGGTTTATATTTTTGCCCAATTGCAAGAAAAATTAGGAGATTATTTTGGTCGAGAAACTCATATTCCAACTTCACTTGAACTGGGATTTGATATCACTAAATCTATTTTTGAAGTTGGTGTGAAACAACGGCTGGAAGAGTTAGCAGATGTTTTAAAGAATTGCAAGCCGTGGCAGGTAGATCCAGCTTTACGAGAACAGGCGGAAATTTTTGTAGGCTTGGCGGAATCTCTAAATTTACCGGGGTTTGGTGCGATCGCACAAAAAACTGTTGCGGCTCTAGATCTTCATCCAAAACAGGCAGCTACTATTGCTAAGGTGGCGCTGACAGATTTTTGGCAAGGGTGGGCGGCTGTGGTAGCAGGCGATCGCACCCGTGGTGGAGAACCCTCCTTTACTTTACAACAGCTAGCCGGGACAATTCTGTCAGCAGGAGTGGCTTCGGGAGCAGAGGGGCAGGGGGGCAGAGGAGCAGAGGGGCAGGGGGGCAGAGGAGCAGAGGGGCAGGGGGGCAGAGGAGCAGAGGGGCAGGGGGGCAGAGGGGCAGAGGAGCAGGGGAGTAGGGGGGCAGAGGATCTCTTGAGTGGGGGAGAAAAGGAAAATGAAGAATCTCTTTTCTATGAATCAGATCTGCTATTCTCTAGCTTTCAAGATGATTCAGAAACTCTTGTTGATATAGAAAACTCTGTTGATTTTCCAGAGATATCTTTAGATCCAACGCTGGACGATGTTTTTGGCAGCTTCGCAGTCGATCTTGGTGAAGGGAGTTATGAAATTAACCAACTAGAACAGCAGACAACAGATGCAACGCTAACCGAGGTGGCGAACGATCCCGAAAGCAGGGAAAATCGAGAAAATTCGCAATTCCCAATTCTCAATTCTCAATTCATCAATCAAAAATCCGCAATTCCAGGTAGAAGCCAGGGAACGAGCCAAAATCCAAAATCGGTAGCCCCATCTGTAAGAGTTGAGTTAGAACTGCTAAAACGCCTAAGTCACTGGGCGGGTGAATTGTTGATTAACCAAAATCGGCTGGGTAACATTGCCGAACAAATTCAAGAATCTGTGGTCCGATCGCGCTTGCGCTTGCGACGCCACGAGCAAACAATGAGCGAACTGCGCGACTGGTCCGATCAAATATTTAGTTCTCAGGAACGTCAAAGTGCAAAATGGCAGATTTCAAATTTTAAATTGCAAATTCAACCAGGAAAAATCCCATCGGCAATCTCAAATTTTAAATCTGAATTTAGCTCTAGTTTTGATTCCTTGGAATTGGATACCTACAGCGAACTTCACGTACTGTTGCAGTCTGCCCTAGAAGAAATCGTTCAACTGGAAGAAGCCACAGATTCTACTGACATATTAGCAAGGCAATCCAGTCAAATTATTGAAAAACAGCGACGCCTGTTGAAGAACGTGCAAGATGACATGAGAGAGGCACAAATGTTGCCTGTTGGGGAAATTTTTAGCCGCTTTCCCCGACTCTTGCAACAACTGGCGACAGCTCATCGCAAATCAGTAGAACTTACACTACAAGGTACAGATGTGCTAGTGGATAGGGCGCTGGCAGACAAGCTGTACGATCCCCTCCTGCATTTAGTGCGTAATGCTTTCGATCACGGCATAGAGCTTCCTGAAATTCGATCTAGGTGCGGAAAACCAGAAACAGGTAACGTTGAAATTCGCGCCTATCATCGGGGAAATCAAACAATAATTGAAGTAAGCGATGATGGTCAGGGACTAGATTTAGAGCGCATCCGTCAGCGTGCTGTTGAACTGAATTGGATGTCTGCCGAACAAGCTAAGAGTTTATCTGAGAATGCGGTATTGGATTTATTATTTGAGCCGGGATTTTCCACCGTCTCCCAAGTTAGCGAACTTTCCGGTCGCGGTATCGGTTTGAATGTTGTTCGTTCCCAAATGCAAGCGGTTTCTGGCTCAGTTACGGTTTACTCCGAACCGCAGCGAGGAACTACGTTTTCTCTACAGTTCCCGCTCACTTTAACGGTGGCAAAGTTGATGGTTTGTGAGGCGGGTGGTGCTGTTTATGCGCTGCTATCCGATGCTGTGGAACAGATAATCATCCCTAAATCTGCCCAAATTCAGCAACTGGAAGGTCAAAAAGTTTTGCGCTGGAGTACGGGCAACTCTCAATCTATGGTGCCTGTATATAATATGGCAGATTTGCTTGGTTATACTTCCCATTCCCAAGTCTCTGGTTATAGTCCGTTGCTGCTGCTACGCCAGAATCAGGAACTTTTGGGGTTGGAAGTTGACCAAATCTTGGGCGAACAAGAACTGGTGATCAGACCTTTGGGTAAAGCGATCGCACCTCCGAGCTATGTTTATGGTGGTAGCACTTTAGCCGATGGTCGCCTCACTCTCGTTATTGATGGTAGTGCCTTAGTCGATCGCTTATTTGACAAACTTGTACAGCAGGAGACTCCTAACAGGGAAAAAGAAAATACTCCCGCTCTACCTCTGGCCCCCTCTCCCCCTCTTCACCTGCCATCTTCTTCGCCTAAAATTTTGGTGGTGGATGATTCCATTAGCGTGCGGCAAACTCTGGCATTGCTGCTGCAAAGAGCGGGCTACCAAGTGTTACAAGCGCAAAATGGTGCTGAGGCATTACAGCAAATGCGCCAAAATCGCGCGATCGAATTAGTAATTTGCGATATTGAAATGCCTTCGATGAATGGGTTTGAATTTTTAAATCATCGTCGTCAAGAGCCTGATTTAGCTAAGGTGCCTGTGGTAATGCTGACTTCTCGCCGGGGTGAAAAACATCGCCTCATTTCCCTAGAAATGGGGGCTGTGGGATATTTCACTAAGCCTTATCAAGAAGATGAACTTTTGGGTGCGATCGCAGATTTGCTCAATCCAAAAGTTCCGGCTCTTGTCAATTCTTAA
- a CDS encoding GAF domain-containing protein: MTAYYQSNQTEQETNGNKGDRPQINGSSPIRIIATALGSLKSDLEKSVVWKTPEFQNKVLRIESLVANVEQKFKATWDTSIQAQFKSERDKLFAIASTIRQAPDVDTKLRTAVIELRKNLQADRVLIYRFNGDSFGVVVAEASERELTSSLGQSFASSCFGADRASDYLSRQVVAIDDISANEITLSQMQLRENLQVKATLSIPLLMDEKVWGLLVVQQCSTTRHWLETEINLVYQIAIELSMIMQPHEFRVQLQRQVEQEQTLNKVISRIRQSQDLDTLFKSTSREVRQLLNADRVAVFRFFPEKGFDEGEFISEDVLSSYTSTLGLKVRDHLFGEQFAPLYRQGRIQAVADIHNSGMSECHVELLAQFQIRANLIVPLINGEELWGLLCIHQCNGPRQWQTHEIDFAKRIAAQFGVALGQANYLQQLKDKSEQLTVVAEREKNFIQIIGKVGQSIADKIQNSQDIDTIFKTTTQQIRRLLSADRVVIYHFNPDWSGTFMAESVATGWTSLVNNHSDDNHYVDDIVDYGGTLQRKGAKFRVADTYLQQTRGGHRHERHNFVVDDVSKAGFPDCYIELLEQFEAKAYILVPIFAGEKLWGLVGAYQNTGSRHWEESEVNLLTQIGTQLGVALLQSESIKQLQKKSEKLGEVAQREQTLTKVIDKIRLSLDVNNIFKTTTQEMRQLLNCDRVAVYQFQPDWSGIFVAEAVGGSWRKWVGPDFTTVWEDTHLQETQGGRYRNNQKFAVEDIHSKADDVTKAGLSRCHVEMLEHYEIKAYIIVPIFVGDTLWGLLASYQHSDVRQWEDSEVNLLAQVGIQMGVALRQAKYVEQVKQQSEELATAAKREKEAKELLQQRAIQLLGAIQPTLKGDLTGRLPITTDEVGTIADAYNNMIQSLRKILVQVQAAAGKVQQTSQVSGLSIEVLSKESQHQFQELTQALGQVKAMVDSTQAVAINAHQVEVAVKQANQTVRQGDAAMNRTVEEIITIRETVATTGKKIKRLSESSQKISKVVNLIRDLATQTNLLALNAAIEATRAGEYGKGFAVVADEVRSLARQSAGATTEIEQLVQEIQSETGEVVIAMDTGIQQVVQGTHLVNESRQSLNEIVTATAQIQKLVEGITQATQLQTQQSHSVTETMTSVAAIANKTSADSLNISASFKELLTMAEDLQASVGRFKVN; encoded by the coding sequence ATGACTGCGTACTACCAAAGTAATCAAACCGAACAAGAAACTAACGGTAATAAAGGCGATCGGCCCCAGATAAATGGCAGTTCCCCTATCCGCATAATCGCTACAGCATTGGGCAGCTTAAAATCAGACTTAGAAAAATCGGTCGTATGGAAAACACCGGAATTCCAAAATAAAGTGCTGCGGATAGAAAGTTTGGTGGCCAACGTAGAGCAAAAATTTAAAGCCACCTGGGATACAAGCATTCAAGCACAATTTAAGAGCGAGCGAGACAAATTATTTGCGATCGCATCTACAATTCGCCAAGCACCAGACGTAGATACCAAACTAAGAACCGCCGTCATCGAACTGCGGAAAAACCTGCAAGCCGATCGCGTACTGATCTATCGCTTCAACGGAGATAGCTTTGGGGTCGTCGTAGCAGAAGCAAGCGAGCGAGAATTGACTTCATCCTTGGGACAAAGTTTTGCCAGCAGTTGTTTTGGGGCCGATCGAGCCTCAGATTATTTATCTCGGCAAGTTGTAGCAATTGATGATATTTCTGCCAACGAAATCACCCTTTCTCAAATGCAGTTGCGGGAGAATCTGCAAGTAAAAGCAACTTTAAGCATACCCCTGTTGATGGATGAAAAAGTATGGGGTTTGCTGGTAGTACAACAGTGCAGTACAACCCGTCATTGGCTGGAAACAGAAATCAACTTAGTTTATCAGATTGCCATAGAACTCTCCATGATTATGCAGCCGCATGAATTCCGCGTGCAGTTGCAACGTCAGGTGGAACAAGAGCAAACCTTGAACAAAGTTATCAGTCGCATCCGACAATCCCAGGATCTGGATACCCTATTCAAATCAACTAGCCGAGAAGTCAGACAGCTACTTAATGCCGATCGCGTGGCAGTGTTTCGCTTCTTTCCTGAAAAAGGCTTTGACGAAGGAGAATTTATCTCCGAGGATGTCCTATCTAGCTACACTTCAACATTGGGATTAAAAGTACGCGACCACTTATTCGGAGAACAGTTTGCTCCTCTATATCGGCAGGGTAGAATCCAAGCGGTTGCTGATATCCACAATTCGGGAATGTCCGAATGTCACGTTGAGTTACTCGCCCAATTTCAAATCCGAGCTAACTTAATTGTGCCCTTAATAAACGGAGAAGAATTGTGGGGATTGCTTTGCATCCACCAGTGCAATGGCCCGCGTCAGTGGCAAACCCATGAAATTGATTTTGCCAAGCGAATTGCCGCTCAATTTGGGGTTGCTTTGGGTCAAGCGAACTATCTGCAACAACTGAAAGATAAATCGGAACAGTTAACTGTTGTAGCCGAACGGGAGAAAAACTTTATTCAGATTATCGGTAAAGTTGGACAATCAATTGCCGATAAGATTCAGAATTCCCAGGACATCGACACAATTTTCAAAACAACCACTCAACAAATCCGACGGTTGTTAAGTGCAGATCGAGTAGTAATTTATCACTTCAATCCCGATTGGAGCGGTACATTCATGGCCGAGTCCGTTGCTACCGGCTGGACGAGTCTAGTAAACAATCATTCAGATGATAACCACTACGTAGACGACATTGTTGATTATGGCGGTACGCTACAACGAAAGGGAGCCAAATTCAGAGTTGCCGACACTTATTTGCAGCAAACTAGAGGAGGACATCGCCACGAACGCCACAATTTCGTAGTTGATGATGTCTCCAAGGCAGGTTTTCCAGATTGCTACATAGAACTTTTGGAGCAATTTGAGGCCAAAGCCTACATACTTGTGCCGATTTTTGCAGGAGAAAAGCTTTGGGGCTTAGTTGGTGCTTATCAAAACACAGGTTCTCGTCATTGGGAAGAGTCTGAGGTGAATTTGCTGACTCAGATTGGCACTCAATTAGGAGTAGCCTTGCTGCAAAGCGAAAGCATCAAACAATTGCAGAAAAAATCTGAAAAACTGGGTGAGGTAGCACAACGGGAGCAAACGCTAACTAAAGTTATCGACAAGATTCGGCTGTCGTTAGATGTTAATAATATCTTCAAGACGACTACCCAGGAAATGCGACAGTTGCTCAATTGCGATCGCGTGGCAGTTTATCAGTTCCAACCCGACTGGAGTGGGATATTTGTGGCAGAGGCGGTAGGCGGTAGCTGGAGGAAATGGGTCGGCCCCGATTTTACCACCGTTTGGGAAGATACCCACTTGCAAGAAACCCAAGGCGGTCGATATCGCAACAATCAAAAGTTTGCCGTCGAAGATATTCACTCCAAAGCTGATGATGTCACCAAGGCTGGTTTGTCTCGCTGTCACGTCGAAATGCTGGAGCATTATGAGATCAAAGCTTATATTATCGTGCCGATTTTTGTGGGCGATACGCTTTGGGGTTTGCTAGCTTCTTATCAACACTCAGATGTTCGTCAGTGGGAAGATTCTGAGGTGAACTTGCTGGCTCAAGTTGGTATCCAAATGGGTGTGGCTTTGCGACAAGCCAAATATGTGGAACAAGTTAAGCAGCAATCTGAGGAATTGGCTACGGCGGCAAAACGGGAGAAGGAAGCAAAAGAGCTGTTGCAACAACGAGCTATTCAGTTGCTGGGTGCTATTCAGCCGACTTTGAAGGGTGACTTGACTGGACGACTTCCGATCACAACCGATGAAGTGGGGACGATCGCGGATGCTTACAATAACATGATTCAAAGCTTACGCAAAATCCTCGTGCAGGTGCAGGCTGCGGCTGGAAAGGTGCAACAGACTTCTCAGGTGAGCGGTTTGTCGATTGAGGTACTCTCTAAGGAATCCCAGCATCAGTTCCAGGAACTCACCCAGGCTCTCGGACAGGTTAAGGCGATGGTAGATTCCACGCAAGCGGTGGCAATAAACGCTCATCAGGTGGAAGTGGCGGTAAAGCAAGCTAACCAAACTGTACGCCAAGGTGATGCAGCGATGAACCGCACGGTGGAGGAAATCATCACAATTCGGGAGACGGTGGCGACAACTGGTAAGAAGATTAAGCGCCTGAGCGAATCATCGCAAAAAATCTCGAAAGTGGTGAATTTGATTCGGGATTTGGCTACTCAAACTAACTTGTTGGCGCTCAATGCTGCGATCGAAGCTACGAGAGCGGGAGAATACGGTAAGGGGTTTGCTGTGGTAGCGGATGAAGTGCGTAGTCTGGCTCGTCAGTCGGCGGGAGCAACAACTGAAATCGAGCAGCTGGTGCAGGAAATTCAATCGGAAACGGGGGAAGTCGTAATAGCGATGGATACCGGCATTCAACAGGTGGTGCAAGGTACTCATCTGGTAAATGAAAGTCGCCAGAGTTTGAATGAGATCGTGACTGCGACGGCACAAATTCAAAAGTTGGTAGAGGGGATTACACAGGCGACTCAGTTGCAAACTCAGCAATCTCACTCTGTGACTGAAACGATGACGAGCGTGGCTGCGATCGCTAACAAAACTTCTGCGGATTCTCTGAATATTTCAGCTTCCTTCAAAGAGTTACTAACAATGGCAGAAGATTTGCAGGCTAGTGTCGGACGATTCAAAGTCAATTGA